One Paenibacillus sp. FSL H7-0737 DNA segment encodes these proteins:
- a CDS encoding xanthine phosphoribosyltransferase, with protein sequence MELLRQKVLKEGIVLGQGVLKVDSFLNHQMDPFLMREVGREFTRRFSGEEITKVLTIESSGIAPGIMTALELEVPLIFARKQKSLTLTEDIYVEKVYSFTKKETNEITVSKKFIAPGERVLIVDDFLANGEAAFGLARIVEQAGGSVVGIGIVIEKAFQPGNRLLQEAGYRVESLVRIASLEDGRISFVEEEEGLLS encoded by the coding sequence ATGGAGCTGTTGAGACAAAAGGTGTTAAAAGAAGGTATTGTACTCGGGCAAGGCGTGCTCAAGGTAGATTCTTTTCTGAATCATCAGATGGACCCCTTTCTAATGCGTGAGGTTGGCCGTGAGTTTACCCGCCGTTTTTCCGGCGAAGAGATTACGAAGGTACTGACGATTGAATCTTCGGGAATTGCTCCGGGGATTATGACGGCATTAGAGCTGGAGGTTCCGCTGATTTTTGCCCGTAAGCAGAAATCGTTGACGCTGACAGAGGATATTTATGTAGAAAAGGTTTACTCCTTCACGAAGAAAGAAACGAATGAAATTACCGTTTCCAAGAAGTTCATTGCTCCGGGTGAGCGAGTTCTGATTGTCGATGATTTCTTGGCGAATGGCGAAGCCGCCTTCGGACTTGCTCGTATTGTTGAGCAGGCAGGAGGAAGTGTGGTTGGGATTGGTATCGTGATCGAAAAAGCGTTCCAGCCAGGAAATCGGTTACTGCAGGAAGCTGGTTACCGGGTAGAATCACTCGTGCGAATCGCTTCACTGGAGGACGGAAGAATCTCTTTCGTGGAAGAAGAGGAAGGGCTACTTAGCTAA
- a CDS encoding diacylglycerol/lipid kinase family protein, with protein MYLFIINPRSGGGAGGRTWHTVEALMKERMLPYMTLFTHSAEGTEALVLNTLKHREDWKAAIVIGGDGTLHSILGALRGKDIPMAIIPAGSGNDSARGFGIPLSTEAALEAALSERYIEADLISGANGLTLTAVANGFDAQVAENVNASRYKRLCNAIGAGQLAYIIGILHTLMTFKPCRVSVACDGTEHVFEKAWLVSVCNLPSYGGGLLICPQAKADDGQLDVCVVHGCSRGQLLRLFPTVLKGKHVALPFVSMLRGRSVAVNFAEARPAIGDGESFGKGPLAVRCESGALRVLSPLAAVSAQRHADPAAACGSNG; from the coding sequence ATGTATCTATTCATCATAAACCCGCGTTCCGGCGGGGGCGCAGGCGGGCGGACCTGGCATACTGTAGAGGCGCTCATGAAAGAGCGGATGCTGCCATATATGACCTTGTTTACGCATAGCGCAGAGGGTACAGAAGCTCTCGTTCTAAATACACTTAAACACCGTGAGGACTGGAAAGCCGCGATTGTAATCGGCGGCGATGGCACGCTGCACAGCATTTTGGGCGCCCTTCGTGGCAAAGATATTCCTATGGCAATCATCCCTGCCGGCTCCGGTAACGACTCCGCACGCGGCTTCGGCATTCCGCTTTCGACTGAAGCCGCGCTGGAAGCTGCACTTAGCGAACGGTATATCGAAGCCGATCTGATCTCAGGCGCAAACGGACTGACTTTAACAGCCGTTGCCAACGGCTTTGATGCTCAGGTGGCCGAGAATGTGAATGCCAGCCGTTACAAACGGCTGTGCAATGCCATTGGCGCAGGCCAACTGGCTTATATCATCGGCATATTGCATACGCTGATGACGTTTAAGCCATGCCGGGTGAGTGTTGCGTGCGACGGGACGGAGCACGTCTTTGAGAAGGCATGGCTGGTCTCGGTCTGCAACCTGCCCAGCTACGGCGGCGGGCTCTTGATCTGCCCGCAGGCGAAGGCCGATGACGGCCAGCTCGACGTCTGCGTCGTGCACGGGTGCAGCCGCGGGCAGCTGCTGCGGCTGTTCCCAACAGTACTGAAGGGCAAGCATGTAGCGTTGCCCTTCGTGTCGATGCTGCGTGGACGTAGCGTAGCCGTCAACTTCGCAGAGGCCCGGCCGGCGATCGGCGATGGCGAGAGCTTCGGCAAAGGGCCGCTTGCCGTGCGCTGCGAGTCAGGGGCGCTGCGGGTGCTCTCGCCGCTGGCGGCGGTTAGCGCGCAGCGCCACGCCGATCCTGCAGCGGCATGCGGTAGCAACGGGTAA